A part of Fusarium oxysporum Fo47 chromosome III, complete sequence genomic DNA contains:
- a CDS encoding uncharacterized protein (uncharacterized protein family UPF0220) codes for MEEERLWKFRRPEWLNTVWARNAGVYSAGAIFSIAFYIMLDSAVWSKSSRNGSDIHVKFVDWLPFIFSSLGMLIINSVEKQRLSADSFSYSGNGVAWKARVVLFLGFAALAGGMAGGVTVFVLKFVVPSVAMPALGMGIENVLSNALVGVSSVVLWISQNMEDEYSYNLSL; via the exons ATGGAGGAAGAGCGCCTTTGGAAGTTTCGACGGCCTGAGTGGCTTAACACGGTTTGGGCCCGAAATGCTGGTGTCTACAGCGCCGGAGCTATT TTCTCCATCGCCTTTTACATCATGCTCGATTCCGCAGTTTGGTCCAAGTCATCACGCAACGGCTCCGATATCCATGTCAAGTTTGTTGACTGGCTGCCCTTTATCTTCTCTAGCTTGGGCATGCTTATCATCAATTCAGTCGAAAAGCAACGCCTAAGCGCCGATTCCTTCAGCTACAGTGGAAATGGGGTAGCGTGGAAGGCTCGCGTGGTCCTGTTCTTAGGTTTTGCTGCTCTCGCTGGTGGAATGGCTGGTGGTGTCACCGTCTTTGTTCTCAAGTTTGTTGTGCCCAGCGTCGCTATGCCTGCTCTGGGTATGGGAATTGAGAATGTGCTCAGTAACGCTCTTGTTGGCGTTAG CTCCGTCGTCCTTTGGATCAGCCAGAACATGGAAGACGAGTACTCTTACAACCTCTCCCTGTAG
- a CDS encoding P-loop containing nucleoside triphosphate hydrolase protein — translation MPDPVDKELQSSDTQAASLSPTNFEKSSDSDEDKIREFGEKDAERSEKIDEISEKDESRIVDLEEIKTGATEASAITPTTSVTQAQQKKPWHKKLNPLRWGSPPPVPEKPVQSREHDAGFLSKLTFQWMGPLMHAGYRRPLEENDIWTVNPDRAVEPLTLQMKASFQKRVERGDKHPLFWAMHETFKGEFWTGGACALYTSIIQVISPFTLRYLIQFAADAYVANKTGGPPPHLGKGIGLAFGITLMQITQSLGTNHYIYRGMTVGGQSRGVLIGLIYEKSLVISGRAKAEGALQSNAPGAKDDAEDKKKAKKAKKAKPDASDGTGWGNGRITALQSVDTYRVDQASALFHMVWTSPILCLLTLALLLVNITYSALAGYGLLVIGMPFLTKAIRSLFHRRRAINQITDQRVSLTQEILQSVRFVKFFGWEKAFLERLGDFRNKEIHAIQILLAIRNALNAVSMSLPIFASMLSFICYSLTHSGLTAAEVFSSLALFNGLRIPLNLLPMVLGQVIDAWGSVQRIQEFLLQEEMVEDMTIDTTGDDAIRLEGASFTWEKSHKEESEKSEKDKKHSQVQTPQHEPSGDDTSTLVEEREPFKLQDLSFGVKRNELVAVIGSVGSGKSSLLSALAGDMRKTDGHVTFGASRAFCPQYAWIQNTTLKNNIIFGKDMDKNWYKEVIQACALQADLDMLPNGDMTEIGERGITISGGQKQRLNIARAIYFDADIVLMDDPLSAVDAHVGRHIFDNAILGLLKDKCRILATHQLWVLSRCDRIIWMENGKIQAVDTFENLMKDHKGFQSLMETTAVEEKREEAKKPDDGEQPTADEKKKKKKKGAALMTQEEKASSSVSWSVYAAYVRASGSILNAPLVLFLLIVSQGANIVTSLWLSYWTSNKFNLSTGVYIAIYAALGVVQALLMFAFSVVLSILGTKSSKVMLRIAVTRVLRAPMSFFDTTPLGRITNRFSRDVDVMDNNLSDALRMFLLTMGMITSVFILIIAFYYYFVIALVPLYIAFVTAAMYYRASAREVKRFESVLRSHVFAKFGEGLTGVASIRAYGLQDRFVNELRESIDNMNGAYYITFANQRWLSMRIDLIGVLLVFVTAILVVTSRFSINPSTGGLVLSYILSIVGMMQFSVRQLAEVENAMNAVERLYYYGTELEEEAPSHTVEVRKTWPEKGEIVFDNVEMRYRAGLPLVLSGLTMHVKGGERIGIVGRTGAGKSSIMSTLFRLVEISGGKITIDGLDISTLGLHDLRSRLAIIPQDPTLFRGTVRSNLDPFHEHTDLALWSALRQADLVPANAASPEEARRTNDPSRIHLDTPVEEDGLNFSLGQRQLMALARALVRGAQIIVCDEATSSVDMETDDKIQATMAVGFRGKTLLCIAHRLRTIIGYDRICVMDAGRIAELDTPMELWKRGGIFRSMCDRSGIRVEDIHGAKEEMGVVTGESSQH, via the exons ATGCCTGATCCTGTGGACAAGGAGCTTCAGTCCTCTGATACCCAAGCAGCTTCTCTCTCCCCAACAAATTTCGAAAAGTCCAGCGACTCAGATGAGGACAAGATAAGGGAGTTTGGAGAAAAGGACGCCGAAAGAAGCGAGAAAATTGATGAAATCAGTGAGAAAGATGAATCAAGGATTGTAGATCTCGAGGAAATCAAGACTGGCGCGACTGAAGCTTCAGCAATTACACCGACAACATCAGTAACTCAAGCTCAACAGAAGAAGCCATGGCATAAGAAATTGAATCCTCTCCGCTGGGGCTCGCCACCTCCAGTTCCTGAAAAGCCAGTGCAGAGCAGGGAACATGATGCTGGCTTCCTCAGCAAGTTAACATTCCAATGGATGGGGCCGTTGATGCAT GCTGGCTACCGAAGACCCCTGGAAGAGAATGACATCTGGACTGTCAATCCGGACAGAGCCGTGGAGCCACTGACTCTGCAAATGAAAGCATCGTTCCAGAAACGGGTTGAAAGAGGTGACAAGCACCCCCTATTCTGGGCTATGCACGAGACTTTTAAGGGTGAGTTTTGGACGGGAGGCGCATGTGCCCTCTACACCAGCATCATTCAAGTCATAAGTCCATTCACCCTTCGATACCTAATTCAATTCGCTGCCGATGCCTATGTAGCGAACAAGACTGGTGGGCCTCCGCCCCATCTTGGTAAGGGTATTGGGCTGGCCTTTGGCATCACACTGATGCAAATCACCCAGAGTCTGGGAACGAACCACTACATCTACCGAGGCATGACAGTTGGCGGTCAGAGCAGAGGAGTTTTGATTGGACTTATCTACGAAAAGTCGCTGGTCATTTCAGGCCGCGCCAAAGCTGAGGGTGCTTTGCAGAGCAACGCACCTGGTGCAAAAGACGATGCTgaagataagaagaaggccaagaaagcCAAAAAGGCGAAGCCGGATGCGTCAGATGGTACAGGCTGGGGAAACGGTCGTATCACTGCTCTGCAGAGCGTTGACACGTATCGTGTCGACCAGGCATCTGCTCTCTTCCATATGGTATGGACGTCTCCTATTTTATGTCTCCTCACCTTAGCACTCCTGCTCGTCAATATCACCTACAGCGCCCTGGCTGGTTACGGCTTGCTTGTTATTGGAATGCCGTTCTTGACGAAGGCTATTCGAAGTTTGTTTCACCGGCGACGAGCGATCAATCAAATTACCGATCAACGTGTGTCTCTTACCCAGGAAATCTTGCAGTCAGTCCGCTTTGTCAAGTTTTTTGGATGGGAGAAGGCTTTCCTCGAACGTCTCGGTGATTTCAGAAATAAAGAAATCCACGCCATTCAGATCTTGCTTGCTATTCGAAACGCACTCAATGCCGTTAGCATGTCACTCCCCATCTTCGCCTCCATGCTGTCCTTCATCTGCTACTCCCTCACGCATAGCGGTCTTACGGCTGCCGAGGTCTTCTCCTCACTGGCTTTGTTCAACGGTCTCAGAATTCCTCTGAATTTGTTGCCGATGGTTTTGGGTCAGGTAATTGATGCGTGGGGCTCTGTTCAGCGAATTCAAGAGTTTCTGCTTCAGGAAGAGATGGTCGAAGATATGACAATTGACACCACAGGTGATGATGCGATTCGACTGGAAGGCGCCTCTTTTACTTGGGAAAAGTCCCACAAGGAAGAGTCtgagaagagcgagaaggacaagaagcacAGCCAGGTCCAAACTCCTCAACATGAACCTTCAGGTGATGACACAAGCACTTTGGTCGAGGAGCGAGAGCCTTTCAAGCTTCAAGATCTCAGCTTTGGTGTAAAGAGGAACGAGCTTGTTGCTGTCATCGGATCAGTCGGTAGTGGCAAGAGTTCTCTATTGTCTGCACTTGCTGGCGACATGAGGAAGACAGATGGCCACGTTACCTTCGGCGCATCCAGAGCCTTCTGTCCTCAATATGCTTGGATTCAGAACACCActctcaagaacaacatcaTATTTGGTAAAGATATGGACAAGAATTGGTACAAAGAGGTCATTCAAGC CTGCGCGCTCCAGGCAGATCTCGATATGCTTCCCAATGGCGATATGACGGAAATCGGTGAGCGTGGTATTACCATCTCTGGAGGTCAGAAGCAGCGTCTCAATATCGCCCGAGCCATCTACTTCGACGCCGATATCGTTCTTATGGACGACCCCCTCAGCGCTGTTGACGCTCATGTTGGCCGTCATATCTTCGATAATGCCattcttggcctcctcaaAGATAAGTGTCGCATCCTAGCCACCCACCAGCTCTGGGTACTCAGCCGCTGTGATCGCATTATTTGGATGGAGAACGGCAAGATCCAAGCCGTCGATACGTTCGAGAACCTTATGAAGGACCATAAAGGGTTCCAGTCTCTTATGGAGACAACTGCTGTTGAGGAAaagcgagaagaagccaagaaaccCGACGATGGCGAGCAACCCACGGCGGacgagaaaaagaagaaaaagaagaagggggcTGCCTTGATGacccaagaagaaaaggCCAGTTCGAGTGTCTCGTGGTCTGTCTACGCTGCCTACGTCAGGGCATCTGGTTCCATTTTGAACGCTCCGTTGGTGCTATTCCTCCTTATTGTCTCTCAGGGAGCCAATATCGTGACAAGCCTTTGGTTGTCATATTGGACTTCAAACAAGTTCAACCTCTCCACGGGTGTCTACATCGCGATCTACGCAGCACTTGGCGTTGTGCAGGCTCTCCTCATGTTCGCCTTCTCTGTGGTCTTATCCATTTTGGGGACGAAATCGAGTAAAGTCATGCTTAGAATCGCTGTAACTCGCGTCCTTCGCGCACCTATGTCCTTCTTTGATACGACACCACTTGGACGCATCACGAACCGCTTTTCACGGGACGTTGATGTTATGGACAACAATCTTTCGGACGCACTTCGCATGTTTCTGTTGACCATGGGTATGATCACATCTGtgttcatcctcatcattgCGTTCTACTACTATTTTGTGATCGCCTTGGTCCCTCTGTACATTGCATTCGTCACAGCAGCGATGTACTACCGTGCGTCGGCACGAGAGGTCAAGCGTTTCGAATCCGTCCTCAGATCGCACGTCTTTGCTAAGTTCGGCGAGGGCCTCACAGGTGTCGCGTCGATTCGAGCCTACGGGCTGCAGGATCGCTTTGTTAATGAACTACGTGAATCTATCGACAACATGAACGGCGCTTACTACATTACCTTCGCTAATCAGCGATGGCTCTCAATGCGAATCGATCTTATCGGTGTacttcttgtctttgtgaCAGCCATCCTTGTTGTTACGTCCCGTTTCTCAATCAATCCTTCCACTGGTGGCCTTGTTCTGAGTTACATCCTCTCGATTGTTGGCATGATGCAATTCTCTGTCCGTCAACTTGCTGAAGTCGAGAATGCTATGAATGCCGTGGAGAGACTTTACTACTATGGTACTGaacttgaggaggaggctcctTCACATACCGTCGAAGTTCGGAAAACGTGGCCCGAGAAGGGTGAGATTGTCTTCGATAATGTCGAGATGCGATATCGTGCTGGTCTCCCACTTGTGCTTTCAGGATTGACGATGCATGTCAAGGGCGGCGAGCGCATTGGTATCGTTGGGCGTACTGGTGCTGGAAAGAGTTCTATCATGAGCACTTTGTTCCGTCTGGTTGAGATCTCTGGTGGCAAGATCACCATCGATGGCCTCGATATTTCCACCCTTGGACTTCACGATCTCCGATCCCGACTCGCGATTATCCCACAGGATCCCACTCTCTTCCGAGGGACTGTCCGCAGCAACCTCGATCCTTTCCATGAACATACTGATCTCGCACTCTGGTCTGCTCTCCGCCAAGCAGATCTTGTTCCTGCCAACGCTGCGTCGCCCGAAGAAGCACGCCGTACAAACGATCCCTCACGTATACATCTAGACACCCCTGTCGAGGAAGACGGCCTCAACTTCTCGCTCGGCCAAAGACAGCTCATGGCACTCGCGCGAGCTCTTGTCCGAGGCGCCCAGATCATCGTTTGCGATGAAGCCACTTCCTCGGTGGATATGGAGACAGACGATAAGATCCAGGCTACCATGGCAGTTGGTTTCCGCGGCAAAACGCTTCTGTGCATCGCTCATCGACTGCGAACCATCATTGGCTACGATCGTATCTGTGTCATGGATGCAGGGCGTATCGCTGAGCTGGATACACCGATGGAACTGTGGAAAAGAGGCGGTATCTTTCGCAGCATGTGTGATCGCAGTGGTATCAGGGTCGAGGATATACATGGTGCAAAAGAAGAGATGGGTGTGGTGACAGGAGAGAGCAGTCAACATTGA
- a CDS encoding exosome non-catalytic core subunit CSL4, which yields MAVDDIPSVALPGNVLGPVTKFAPGAGTHVYEGNVVSSLLGRVTVTPPTKNPGPQKRLNKITAPTTEELATISVSRHGRKREILPDVENIVLARVLRLMPKQAIVVIQQVGDTVLQTEWQGVIRVQDVRATEKDKVKIYESFKPGDIVRAQVISLGDQANYYLSTASNELGVVMATSEAGNDMVPISWKEYRDPETGICEPRKVAKPS from the exons ATGGCTGTCGACGACATTCCCTCCGTTGCCCTGCCCGGCAATGTCCTAGGCCCGGTCACCAAATTTGCGCCCGGGGCCGGTACACATGTTTACGAAGGCAATGTTGTTTCTTCTCTGCTTGGCCGAGTCACCGTGACACCCCCGACAAAGAACCCCGGCCCTCAAAAGCGTCTCAACAAGATCACTGCACCTACGACAGAGGAGCTTGCTACTATTTCCGTTTCCCGACATGGCCGCAAGCGCGAGATACTGCCCGACGTCGAGAATATTGTCCTCGCGCGTGTCCTGCGCCTGATGCCAAAGCAAGCCATTGTGGTGATTCAGCAAGTTGGCGACACAGTTTTGCAGACAGAGTGGCAGGGTGTGATCAGAGTGCAAGACGTGAGGGCAACAGAAAAGGATAAGGTTAAGATTTACGAGTCCTTTAAGCCTGGCGACATCGTCCGCGCGCAAGTG ATTTCTCTCGGAGACCAGGCCAACTACTACCTATCGACGGCTTCAAACGAGCTGGGCGTTGTTATGGCTACGAGTGAGGCGGGTAATGATATGGTCCCTATCAGTTGGAAAGAATACAGAGATCCCGAAACAGGCATTTGCGAACCTCGAAAGGTTGCAAAGCCAAGCTGA
- a CDS encoding pseudouridine synthase, whose translation MRLPRKTLRMAADKVREGVFAINKPCGQSSAQVIRECQQAFNPSSFFKPLIDSEVAKRISESGKEFARRKLIKKASQVKIGHGGTLDPLATGVLILGIGSATKSLPQFLECTKTYETIVVFGAATDTYDRVGRILTKRPYEHITREKVEKELETFRGRQMQIPPLYSALKMNGKPLYEYAREGKPIPRQIEGREVEVKDIELVEWYEPGKHNHRWPTEEAEAAERNLAEQVWRVKKQQETNKKLSPEEKQQDDKAIAAHESFKRSFEERQDALIKDAPSKRSRKSKEPPMMSGALGQLPQPTYSNKGSNLVPESPDTSTPPPWSDQGPPAVKVRLTVTSGFYVRSFCHDLGAKLDSAALMAELARTRQSDFEVGNDNCLEYEDLAKGEEVWGPQVARMLESWSKNKPQPPAGNKSNKKKNEAKGNGSPKWKQDKQQSHNKGEKRRRSNSPNETESPPRKAIALESQEDSKPVKEPKSETPKSETANRSEDEKSWNGIED comes from the exons ATGCGACTTCCCCGAAAGACTTTGAGGATGGCAGCGGACAAGGTCCGAGAAGGCGTCTTTG CCATCAACAAGCCTTGCGGCCAAAGCTCAGCCCAAGTCATTCGCGAATGCCAGCAAGCATTCAATCCCTCTAGCTTCTTCAAACCATTGATCGATTCCGAGGTCGCAAAGCGCATTAGCGAATCCGGCAAAGAGTTCGCCCGTcgcaagctcatcaagaaagCTTCGCAGGTCAAGATTGGCCATGGAGGAACTTTAGATCCTCTTGCTACGGGTGTTCTCATCTTGGGCATTGGATCCGCCACCAAGTCTCTTCCCCAGTTTCTGGAATGCACTAAGACGTACGAGACCATTGTTGTATTTGGCGCCGCGACCGATACCTACGATCGAGTAGGTCGCATTCTGACCAAGCGGCCATATGAGCATATCACTCGTGAAAAAGTCGAGAAGGAACTCGAAACGTTCAGGGGCCGTCAGATGCAGATCCCGCCCCTATACTCtgcgttgaagatgaacgGGAAACCTCTGTATGAGTATGCACGTGAAGGCAAGCCCATCCCACGACAGATCGAGGGTCGAGAAGTCGAGGTTAAGGATATCGAGCTGGTGGAATGGTACGAGCCTGGGAAGCACAATCACCGATGGCCAACCGAGGAAGCTGAGGCTGCAGAGCGCAACCTGGCGGAGCAGGTCTGGAGGGTTAAGAAGCAACAGGAGACCAACAAGAAGTTGAGCCCAGAGGAGAAGCAACAGGACGATAAAGCGATAGCGGCGCACGAATCGTTCAAGCGCAGCTTTGAGGAGCGCCAGGATGCGCTTATCAAGGATGCACCATCGAAGCGATCACGGAAGTCCAAAGAGCCTCCCATGATGTCTGGCGCTCTTGGACAGCTACCACAACCGACATACTCTAATAAGGGGTCGAACCTGGTTCCCGAGTCGCCCGATACAAGCACACCCCCCCCGTGGAGTGACCAAGGACCTCCCGCCGTGAAGGTGCGGTTAACTGTAACATCTGGATTCTACGTCAGGAGCTTCTGCCATGATCTAGGGGCCAAGCTGGATTCAGCTGCCCTTATGGCAGAGCTCGCTCGAACACGCCAGAGCGATTTCGAAGTCGGGAACGACAACTGTCTCGAATATGAGGATCTGGCCAAGGGTGAAGAGGTTTGGGGGCCTCAAGTAGCTCGTATGCTCGAGAGTTGGAGCAAGAACAAGCCACAACCCCCCGCTGGTAACAAGTcgaataagaagaaaaacgAGGCGAAGGGCAATGGCTCACCTAAATGGAAACAAGACAAGCAACAAAGCCACAACAAGGGAGAAAAGCGAAGACGATCGAATTCTCCAAACGAGACAGAATCGCCGCCTCGAAAGGCGATAGCTCTTGAGTCCCAGGAGGACTCCAAGCCTGTGAAGGAACCCAAGTCAGAGACGCCAAAGTCTGAAACTGCAAATCGgtctgaggatgagaagtcATGGAACGGCATTGAGGACTGA
- a CDS encoding uncharacterized protein (of unknown function-domain containing protein) — MASKVDRIVARLQAKIEEGDYYEAQQQTRVAASRYIKTSNWPAAIDILSNVSQALLRAGQGGSGGDLCAMLVDVYKQAELKPDATAKGRLLTCLRLFEAGEPTRKKFIGEIIAWSAKFGEYPAGDPELHHVAGSLYAEEHDTYEAEKHLILGTKDSPEILTKMEYNWYKESEPHQAALFAGRAVLPYLLVGNVRAANTCYRLFTSSLSNDNPNLGVQDVSSSAGDIRIFPSLPLLNFLGFLLLAIQRGAPELYRALVSKYATQINEAGSWAEALEMVGEMYFGLSKPRQSNPLMDMMSGFFGGGGGQPEKPKRKQVTQRQDAPAAEGLD; from the exons ATGGCCAGCAAGGTTGACCGCATAGTTGCCCGGCTACAGGCCAAGATCGAAGAGGGTGATTATTACGAAGCTCAACAGCAGACCCGTGTCGCGGCATCTCGTTATATCAAGACCTCCAACTGGCCTGCCGCGATCGATATCCTCTCCAATGTATCCCAAGCTTTGCTGCGCGCGGGGCAGGGTGGTAGTGGAGGAGACCTGTGTGCTATGCTGGTTGACGTCTACAAGCAGGCAGAACTCAAACCTGATGCTACCGCCAAGGGTAGACTATTGACCTGTCTGCGACTATTCGAGGCTGGCGAGCCTACGAGGAAGAAGTTTATCGGTGAAATCATAGC TTGGTCAGCAAAATTTGGCGAATATCCAGCTGGAGATCCTGAGCTTCACCATGTCGCTGGCTCACTATATGCTGAGGAGCACGATACATACGAGGCCGAGAAACATTTGATATTGGGGACCAAGGACTCGCCCGAGATTCTGACAAAGATGGAATATAATTGGTACAAGGAGAGCGAGCCTCATCAAGCGGCTCTCTTCGCCGGCCGCGCAGTTCTCCCATATCTCCTCGTTGGCAATGTTCGTGCTGCCAATACCTGCTACCGCCTCTTCACCAGCTCCCTCTCCAACGATAACCCGAACCTTGGTGTCCAAGACGTATCGAGCTCCGCTGGTGACATCCGCATCTTCCCAAGCCTGCCTCTACTCAActttcttggctttctccttcttgctATTCAACGCGGCGCACCCGAACTCTACCGTGCTTTGGTGTCCAAGTATGCCACACAAATCAACGAGGCGGGATCATGGGCCGAGGCGCTTGAGATGGTTGGAGAGATGTACTTCGGCCTGTCCAAGCCTCGACAAAGCAACCCCCTTATGGATATGATGAGCGGTTTCTttggcggcggtggtggcCAACCAGAAAAGCCAAAGCGTAAGCAGGTTACGCAACGGCAAGATGCCCCCGCAGCGGAAGGTCTAGACTAG